The following DNA comes from Bradyrhizobium sp. SK17.
ATTGGGACGGCCCGTCCGTCCTTGGAAGGACATGGTCATGAGAATGTCGTCACGTGTTGTCGCGCCCTCAGCCGTCGCTTTCTTCTCGGTCGCCGCGTTGCTTTGCAGCCCGGCATCGTCGCAAACCGCACCAAGCACCGCCCCGCTTCCGAGCATCTCGGTCGAAGCCCCGAAGCACGTGGCAAGGCCAAGCCGACCCGAGCGGGTGGCACACGCGGTGGTGTCTCGCCGCAGCTCGTCGGTCCGTCAGACGCCATCGGTCGACGACGGCACGCCCACGGGTGGATCAGGCCCACCATTGGCCAGAATTGCCGCGCTGGAGAAGGTCGCCAGCAATTGCAACGGTGGTTGCGAGTCAAGCCTCCCCCACGGCGGCATGCCTTGGGTCGGGTGTAGCGAGTCGGCTGGAGGGTCACATGGAATTGGAGCCTTCTCGATAACGTGCAGAGACAACCTCACCTACAAATCCTACGTGGACTGCGTCGAGACCAAAGTGTTCCTGGGCGAGTATCCAAATAAAGCCCGCTGGACTTGCAGCAGCCTGCAAATTGCCGGGAAGTTCAGAGTCGCCGAACTCAGGCGACCAAAGCGTCCGCACTAGCTAGAGCGGGACGAGTTCTGGCTGAAGCGGTTCGCTTGCTGCCTCGGTCCACCACCTCTCTCGAAGGGAGAGATGGTGGACGCGCATGGTGCGTTTCATTTTCGGGGGTATTTTTGTTCCGGGGTACACTACTCAGAACGCCCGGCATATTCCCGCGTGTCGCCTGACGGTCAACCGATCCCTATCGCGCATCGGCAAGATCGACGCAATTGCCCCCCAGGGGCCATTCTCGACCGCATGCTATTGAGAGAGAGACCGAAATCCTACGGCGAGAAAATCGTGGTGGAATCCCTTGAATTGTTGACCGAGCGGTTGCGGTTGAGGACGCCTCAAATCGATGATGCGGACGCAATCCAATCGATGGTGGCCGATCCACGTGTTGCACTCACCACCGCCTCGATCCCACATCCCTATCCAGAAGGCGGAGCTAAAGGCTTCATCCTGCATGTCCGAAAGTTGGCGAGCCGCGATAGACGCAATCTGGTGATCGTTCTTCGTGAGGGTAACGAGTTGATCGGAATGGTGGGATATCAGACCAAGGACCTGGAGTCGGAGCTCGCTTACATGGTGTCTCCAATCCATTGGGGATTAGGATATGCCAGCGAAGCCTGTCGCGAGATCATCGCCCACATCTTCAACGCTACGGAAGCCAAGGCAGTCGTTGCTCGGGCGATGGCTGACAACAAGGCTTCTGAAGCTGTACTGCGCAAGGCAGGCTTGCGATGGCAGCGCGAAATGCCCGTAGAGCTTCCAATACGATCCGGTACTTTCATAAGTTCATTTTGGCGCCTCTCTCGCGAGGAATTCCAAAACCATTGATGCGTATTGGTGCTTCCATCGCAAGTAGCCCGCATCAGCGAAGCGATATGCGGGAACTTCTCTGCGAGTTGCTCGTGGACCCCGGATATCGCTTCGCTCATCCGGGCTACGCTTGCTTACGATCCATTGCAGACCTCGCCTTGCGTTGGCCCGCGGGTCGCGTTCTACGAGACGATGGAACACCCGCTTTGTCGATGTGGAGATTAAATGTCGCAAGAAAC
Coding sequences within:
- a CDS encoding GNAT family N-acetyltransferase, giving the protein MVESLELLTERLRLRTPQIDDADAIQSMVADPRVALTTASIPHPYPEGGAKGFILHVRKLASRDRRNLVIVLREGNELIGMVGYQTKDLESELAYMVSPIHWGLGYASEACREIIAHIFNATEAKAVVARAMADNKASEAVLRKAGLRWQREMPVELPIRSGTFISSFWRLSREEFQNH